In Salvelinus alpinus chromosome 20, SLU_Salpinus.1, whole genome shotgun sequence, a genomic segment contains:
- the LOC139547038 gene encoding sperm axonemal maintenance protein CFAP97D1-like isoform X1, translated as MQHLSYQPLLLNGNKYLQQKWDKASYEMHLRKVKSAKPTIDTTAPKTYGHLALKIKKQKFEEQSMSKIQRENNMLLEKISHIMRTAGRIDNRNDYEKKSASLTTALRTGMRTGSRQSSSWRALHDIHEELVTKRDKARPVIKSSNTETEEEDGLHAEQSSNSSITHNGKRGV; from the exons ATGCAACACCTGTCGTACCAGCCACTGCTTCTCAATGGAAACAAATACCTGCAGCAGAAGTGGGACAAGGCCTCCTATGAAATGCATCTGAGAAAG GTCAAATCAGCGAAACCCACCATCGACACAACTGCACCTAAAACCTATGGCCACCTTGCCCTCAAAATTAAGAAACAAAAG TTTGAGGAGCAAAGCATGTCCAAAATTCAGAGGGAAAACAATATGCTGCTTGAGAAAATATCTCACATCATGAGGACTGCTGGTCGCATCGACAACAGGAACGACTATGAAAAGAAAAG TGCCAGCCTCACTACAGCATTAAGGACTGGCATGAGGACTGGCTCAAGACAATCAAGCTCATGGAGAGCATTGCACGATATCCACGAAGAGTTAGTGACTAAAAG GGACAAGGCCAGGCCAGTAATAAAGAGCAGCAACACTGAGACTGAAGAAGAGGACGGTCTTCATGCAGAACAGAGCTCAAACAGCAGCATCACTCACAATGGCAAAAGGGGAGTGTGA
- the LOC139547038 gene encoding uncharacterized protein CFAP97D2-like isoform X2, whose product MQHLSYQPLLLNGNKYLQQKWDKASYEMHLRKVKSAKPTIDTTAPKTYGHLALKIKKQKFEEQSMSKIQRENNMLLEKISHIMRTAGRIDNRNDYEKKSLCREMQQQELLRITKDNQLILLRLTQCQPHYSIKDWHEDWLKTIKLMESIARYPRRVSD is encoded by the exons ATGCAACACCTGTCGTACCAGCCACTGCTTCTCAATGGAAACAAATACCTGCAGCAGAAGTGGGACAAGGCCTCCTATGAAATGCATCTGAGAAAG GTCAAATCAGCGAAACCCACCATCGACACAACTGCACCTAAAACCTATGGCCACCTTGCCCTCAAAATTAAGAAACAAAAG TTTGAGGAGCAAAGCATGTCCAAAATTCAGAGGGAAAACAATATGCTGCTTGAGAAAATATCTCACATCATGAGGACTGCTGGTCGCATCGACAACAGGAACGACTATGAAAAGAAAAG TCTCTGCAGAGAGATGCAACAGCAGGAGTTGCTCCGTATCACCAAAGATAACCAGTTGATCCTTCTTCGTCTGACCCAGTGCCAGCCTCACTACAGCATTAAGGACTGGCATGAGGACTGGCTCAAGACAATCAAGCTCATGGAGAGCATTGCACGATATCCACGAAGAGTTAGTGACTAA